One window from the genome of Kaistella carnis encodes:
- a CDS encoding diacylglycerol/lipid kinase family protein: MKNVAFIINPFSAKKNYKPFVRLLKEKVKDANFFISESFESTDQFINQNFDTIDIFVAVGGDGTISSVAKKLINTDKILGIFPAGSGNGFSNETNFTKNLEELLLKINNKNFREIDTFKVNNHLSINVSGTGFDGKVVKEFEKTKRGFANYIKVSLQTFFKYKPIQLQFSAKEYEQYNGNYLMLNVANTRQFGNNAYIAPHASTVDGLLEVVLVKKFPIWHAPLFGIRMFTKGLKENDYLTYISVPEIEFTVNTQDWHLDGEYTEIHSPIHIKVLPKSLKILI; this comes from the coding sequence ATGAAAAATGTCGCCTTTATCATCAATCCTTTTTCTGCGAAAAAAAATTATAAACCGTTCGTTCGTCTTTTAAAAGAAAAAGTGAAGGATGCCAATTTCTTCATCTCAGAATCGTTTGAAAGCACGGATCAATTCATTAATCAAAATTTCGACACCATCGATATATTTGTGGCTGTTGGTGGCGACGGCACTATTTCTTCCGTTGCAAAAAAACTCATTAATACAGATAAGATTTTAGGGATTTTTCCGGCAGGTTCCGGAAATGGTTTTTCTAATGAAACGAATTTTACTAAAAATTTAGAAGAACTCCTTCTTAAAATTAATAATAAAAACTTTCGGGAAATCGACACGTTTAAAGTCAACAATCACCTGTCCATCAATGTTTCAGGAACTGGCTTTGATGGAAAAGTGGTGAAAGAATTTGAAAAGACAAAACGCGGTTTTGCGAATTACATCAAAGTATCCTTACAAACTTTTTTCAAGTACAAACCCATTCAGTTACAGTTTTCCGCCAAAGAATATGAGCAGTATAATGGTAACTATTTAATGCTGAATGTGGCAAACACCCGTCAGTTCGGGAATAATGCTTATATCGCGCCCCATGCAAGTACAGTGGATGGATTGCTGGAAGTAGTGCTGGTGAAAAAGTTTCCTATATGGCACGCGCCACTTTTTGGAATACGCATGTTTACAAAAGGATTGAAGGAGAATGATTACCTCACCTACATCTCTGTCCCCGAGATTGAATTTACGGTGAATACGCAAGATTGGCATTTGGATGGAGAATATACCGAAATACACTCTCCTATT
- a CDS encoding DUF3298 and DUF4163 domain-containing protein codes for MKNSFIILSVLALTFTACTKEKNTTENTINTTEQAKKEATLFAVDSISVNDSLRVNENLLLSYKSNILMLPSIKNKAVLDSIYHTENILLKEYSPENLKEALNLKKKNYFEEQKKSLADFTPVSAQKWNSNSNMKVFSNEFDYLTIQYSGDGFTGGAHGYYYEKYKVFDLKNNKTLQLDDVISEKDPKIWDRILSDNFFKNDADRGQAEMLLVKQIPLNNNFYFDKEYLYFLYNQYEITAYAAGTVLIKVPLSDIKLFLQSDFKERLSL; via the coding sequence ATGAAAAATTCATTCATTATTTTAAGTGTTTTAGCCCTCACTTTTACGGCTTGTACCAAAGAAAAAAACACGACAGAAAATACAATAAATACCACGGAGCAGGCGAAAAAAGAAGCAACTCTTTTTGCAGTTGATTCCATAAGCGTAAATGATTCTCTAAGGGTAAACGAAAATCTGTTGCTTAGCTATAAATCAAACATTTTGATGTTGCCTTCAATTAAAAATAAGGCTGTTCTGGACTCTATTTATCACACAGAAAATATTCTTTTAAAAGAGTATTCACCAGAAAATCTTAAGGAAGCTTTAAACCTCAAAAAGAAAAATTACTTCGAAGAGCAGAAAAAATCGCTGGCTGATTTCACACCCGTTTCTGCGCAAAAATGGAACAGTAATTCCAACATGAAGGTATTTTCCAATGAATTTGACTACTTAACAATACAGTATTCGGGCGATGGATTTACAGGTGGCGCTCATGGTTATTATTATGAAAAGTATAAAGTTTTTGATCTTAAAAATAATAAAACCCTTCAGCTGGATGATGTAATTTCTGAAAAAGATCCCAAAATCTGGGACCGAATTTTAAGTGATAATTTCTTTAAAAATGATGCAGATCGTGGACAGGCAGAAATGCTCCTGGTAAAACAGATTCCGTTAAATAATAATTTCTATTTTGATAAGGAGTATTTATATTTTCTTTATAATCAGTATGAAATAACCGCCTATGCTGCCGGAACTGTTTTAATTAAAGTTCCGCTATCAGACATTAAACTCTTTCTGCAATCAGATTTTAAAGAACGCCTATCTCTATAA
- the gyrB gene encoding DNA topoisomerase (ATP-hydrolyzing) subunit B, with product MSQKEYTASSIQALEGMEHVRMRPSMYIGDVGSRGLHHLVYEVIDNSIDEALAGHCDTISVVIHEGESISVKDNGRGIPVDMHEKEQKSALEVVMTKIGAGGKFDKDSYKVSGGLHGVGVSCVNALSNSLIATVYKDGKVYQQKYSKGKALADVAEIGTTDERGTEVFFQPDDTIFQELIYSYDTLASRLRELSYLNKGITITLTDERVTEEDGSFKSDVFHSEGGLKEFVEYIDGNRESIMNNVIFMEGEKDNIPVEVAMRYNTSYNENLHSYVNNINTHEGGTHLAGFRRALTRTLKKFADELGLPAKEKVEVTGDDFREGLTAVISVKVMEPQFEGQTKTKLGNSEVSGAVDKIVGEMLSNFLEEHPNEAKIIVQKVVLAAKARQAAKKAREMVQRKSPMGGSGLPGKLSDCSSKDPEISELFLVEGDSAGGTAKQGRDRHFQAILPLRGKILNVEKSMLHKVYDNEEIKNIYTALGVSVGTEEDSKALNISKLRYHKVVIMTDADIDGAHISTLILTFFFRYMKELIENGYIYIAQPPLYLLKKGNKKVYAYNEKEREEITLEMSPDGKGVEVQRYKGLGEMNPEQLWDTTLNPEKRILKQVTIESLADADNVFSMLMGDEVPPRREFIEKNAIYAKIDV from the coding sequence ATGAGCCAAAAAGAATATACAGCGAGTAGTATACAAGCGTTAGAAGGAATGGAGCATGTGAGAATGCGTCCATCAATGTACATTGGAGATGTAGGATCAAGAGGTTTGCATCATTTAGTTTATGAAGTAATCGACAACTCGATTGATGAGGCTTTAGCCGGGCATTGCGACACGATCTCGGTAGTTATCCACGAAGGAGAATCGATTTCTGTAAAAGATAACGGACGTGGGATCCCGGTAGACATGCATGAGAAGGAGCAAAAATCAGCATTGGAGGTCGTAATGACCAAAATTGGTGCGGGTGGTAAATTCGACAAAGATTCTTATAAAGTTTCCGGTGGATTGCACGGTGTTGGGGTTTCTTGTGTGAATGCACTTTCTAATTCATTAATTGCAACTGTTTATAAAGATGGTAAAGTTTACCAGCAAAAATATTCAAAAGGGAAAGCCTTAGCAGATGTTGCTGAAATCGGTACTACTGATGAAAGAGGAACGGAAGTTTTCTTCCAGCCTGATGATACTATTTTTCAGGAACTGATCTATAGTTATGATACTTTAGCAAGCAGATTACGTGAACTTTCTTACTTAAATAAAGGGATTACGATCACGCTAACTGATGAAAGAGTTACAGAAGAAGACGGCAGTTTTAAAAGTGATGTTTTCCATTCGGAAGGTGGATTAAAAGAGTTTGTAGAATACATCGACGGAAACCGCGAAAGCATCATGAATAATGTAATTTTCATGGAAGGTGAAAAAGACAATATTCCGGTTGAAGTTGCGATGAGATACAATACTTCTTATAATGAGAATCTACATTCTTATGTAAATAACATCAACACACACGAAGGTGGAACTCACCTTGCAGGTTTCAGAAGAGCGCTTACAAGAACTTTAAAGAAGTTTGCTGACGAATTAGGACTTCCGGCAAAAGAAAAAGTAGAAGTTACCGGTGATGATTTCCGTGAGGGATTAACGGCTGTGATTTCTGTTAAAGTAATGGAACCTCAGTTTGAAGGACAGACAAAAACAAAATTAGGAAACTCTGAAGTTTCCGGTGCTGTTGATAAGATCGTGGGCGAAATGCTTTCTAATTTCTTAGAAGAGCATCCAAACGAAGCAAAAATTATTGTACAGAAAGTAGTTCTTGCAGCGAAAGCCCGACAGGCAGCAAAGAAAGCTCGTGAAATGGTTCAGCGTAAATCTCCAATGGGAGGAAGCGGATTACCGGGAAAACTTTCTGACTGCTCTTCTAAAGATCCAGAAATATCTGAATTATTCCTAGTGGAGGGAGATTCCGCAGGTGGTACGGCTAAGCAAGGTCGTGACCGTCATTTCCAGGCGATTCTACCTTTACGTGGTAAAATTTTGAATGTTGAGAAATCAATGCTTCATAAAGTTTATGACAATGAGGAGATTAAAAATATTTACACTGCCTTAGGAGTTTCTGTTGGAACAGAGGAAGACAGCAAAGCACTGAATATTTCAAAATTACGTTATCATAAAGTAGTCATCATGACCGATGCGGATATTGATGGTGCTCACATTTCTACTTTGATTTTGACTTTCTTCTTTAGATATATGAAGGAGCTTATTGAAAACGGTTACATCTATATCGCGCAGCCGCCTTTATATCTTTTGAAAAAAGGAAACAAAAAAGTCTACGCATACAACGAGAAAGAACGTGAAGAAATTACCCTCGAAATGTCCCCGGATGGCAAAGGAGTTGAAGTTCAGCGTTACAAAGGTTTAGGGGAAATGAATCCTGAACAGCTTTGGGACACCACATTAAATCCTGAAAAAAGAATATTAAAACAGGTAACCATCGAAAGTTTAGCAGATGCCGACAATGTATTCTCTATGTTAATGGGCGACGAAGTTCCACCAAGACGTGAATTCATTGAGAAAAATGCAATTTATGCAAAAATTGACGTGTAA
- the lysS gene encoding lysine--tRNA ligase: MQLSEQEIIRREKLQTLEKMGINAFPADEYKITETTKTIKQDFVEGKKVTIAGRLMSRRIQGKASFAELQDSEGKIQVYFNRDEICTGEDKTLYNDVYKHLLDIGDIIGIEGELFNTQVGEMTVKVTDFKILTKSLRPLPLPKVDAEGNTFDAFNGPELRYRQRYVDLIVNPQVKEVFIKRTKLFNAMRTYFNNAGYFEVETPVLQSIPGGAAARPFITHHNALDIPLYLRIANELYLKRLIVGGFDGVYEFSKNFRNEGMDRTHNPEFTVMEIYVAYKDYNWMMDFTEKLVEYCAIQVNGTTKGKFGEQEIDFKAPFERISMTDAIIKYTGFDITGKSEQELFDFAKSIGIDVNETMGKGKLIDEIFGGKCEGNFIQPTFITDYPIEMSPLTKKHRSKEGLTERFELMICGKEIANAYSELNDPIDQRERFEKQVELGKKGDDEAMFIDQDFLRALEYGMPPTSGLGIGMDRLIMYLTNNPSIQEVLFFPQMKPEKATPTFELDEDEKLVLEILNSSEEPMTLGVVKVKSQLSGKKWDKATKNLTKYNLVKVEKIDDVVWMKTI; the protein is encoded by the coding sequence ATGCAGTTATCAGAACAGGAAATTATCAGGAGAGAAAAGTTACAAACCCTTGAAAAAATGGGTATTAACGCTTTTCCAGCCGATGAATATAAAATTACAGAAACGACCAAAACCATTAAGCAAGATTTTGTTGAAGGTAAAAAAGTTACGATTGCAGGTCGTTTGATGAGTCGTAGAATTCAGGGGAAAGCAAGTTTTGCGGAACTTCAGGATTCGGAAGGTAAAATTCAGGTTTACTTTAATAGAGATGAAATCTGTACTGGTGAAGATAAAACACTTTACAATGACGTTTACAAACACCTTTTAGACATCGGTGATATCATCGGAATTGAAGGTGAACTGTTCAACACGCAAGTTGGTGAAATGACCGTGAAGGTTACGGATTTCAAAATTCTAACAAAATCATTAAGACCGCTTCCGTTACCGAAAGTTGATGCTGAGGGAAATACTTTCGACGCTTTCAATGGTCCTGAACTTCGATACAGACAACGTTATGTAGATTTAATCGTAAATCCACAAGTTAAAGAAGTTTTCATTAAAAGAACAAAATTGTTCAATGCGATGCGAACCTACTTTAATAATGCAGGATATTTTGAAGTGGAAACACCTGTTTTACAGTCAATCCCAGGTGGAGCCGCTGCAAGACCGTTTATCACGCATCACAACGCTTTAGACATTCCATTATATTTAAGAATTGCCAACGAATTATATCTGAAAAGATTGATTGTAGGTGGTTTTGATGGTGTTTATGAATTCTCGAAAAACTTCAGAAATGAAGGTATGGACAGAACTCACAATCCGGAATTTACCGTAATGGAAATTTATGTAGCTTACAAAGACTACAATTGGATGATGGATTTCACGGAAAAATTAGTGGAATACTGTGCGATTCAGGTAAATGGAACTACGAAAGGAAAATTCGGAGAGCAGGAAATTGATTTCAAAGCACCGTTTGAGAGAATTTCAATGACAGATGCGATTATAAAATACACCGGATTTGATATTACTGGGAAATCAGAACAAGAACTTTTTGATTTCGCAAAATCGATCGGAATTGACGTCAATGAAACGATGGGTAAAGGAAAATTAATTGATGAAATTTTTGGGGGAAAATGTGAAGGAAACTTTATTCAGCCAACTTTCATTACCGACTACCCTATCGAAATGTCGCCTTTAACAAAAAAACACAGAAGCAAAGAAGGTTTAACCGAACGTTTCGAATTGATGATTTGTGGAAAAGAAATCGCGAATGCTTATTCGGAATTAAATGATCCGATCGATCAAAGAGAGCGTTTTGAGAAACAAGTAGAATTAGGTAAAAAAGGTGATGATGAAGCAATGTTCATCGACCAGGATTTCTTACGTGCCTTGGAATACGGAATGCCGCCAACGTCAGGTTTAGGAATTGGAATGGACCGTTTGATCATGTATTTAACGAACAATCCATCCATTCAGGAAGTTTTATTTTTCCCACAAATGAAACCGGAAAAAGCAACGCCAACTTTCGAACTGGATGAAGATGAGAAATTGGTTTTGGAGATTTTGAATTCTTCAGAAGAACCGATGACTTTAGGCGTTGTGAAAGTAAAATCTCAACTTTCCGGAAAGAAATGGGACAAAGCGACGAAAAATTTAACTAAATATAATTTAGTAAAAGTGGAGAAAATTGATGATGTGGTTTGGATGAAAACAATCTAA